A DNA window from bacterium contains the following coding sequences:
- a CDS encoding SDR family NAD(P)-dependent oxidoreductase, translating into MTEKRTALVTGASRGIGAAIARRLAADGFVVGVGYREREDAARAVVAAIAQAGGRASPVAIDVTDSESVRAAVKN; encoded by the coding sequence ATGACCGAAAAGCGCACCGCGCTTGTCACCGGCGCCTCGCGCGGCATCGGCGCGGCGATCGCCCGGCGTCTTGCCGCCGACGGCTTTGTCGTCGGCGTCGGCTACCGGGAACGCGAGGACGCCGCGCGCGCGGTCGTCGCCGCGATCGCCCAAGCGGGCGGGCGGGCATCGCCGGTCGCGATCGACGTGACGGACTCCGAATCGGTGCGCGCGGCGGTGAAGAAT